The Shinella zoogloeoides genome includes a region encoding these proteins:
- a CDS encoding leucyl aminopeptidase has protein sequence MPQSPVPVFEAANTIAADASVIVILKADGQALGPRAAALDEAAGGILSRACSTAAEAGTCIDLVPPQGVAARRLIVLSLGKAETVSALSLAKAGGSLAAHLEDKGEDEATLVLDPIAGVSLSGAEILARVALGLRLRRYRFDLRNKRPIAAADKVWRLQLVGADKNALEAALTRTIAVAEGVEYARTLVNLPPNHLHPESFPSHLEPLRAAGIEVEVLDAGHLKELGMNAILAVGAGSLRAPKIAVLRYRGEGSGEQPLAFVGKGVCFDSGGLCIKGGEQMFDMKADMAGAAAVVGLLLSLARQKSPVHAVGVLGIAENLPSGTALKPREIITTGSGQTVEVFDTDAEGRLILADCLYYTATRFEPSAIVDLATLTYSVMRGLGSIFAGIFSTDDAIAAQMIAAGETVGERFWQLPLDRAYDEGLKSPLADLRHHAKDMEDGDAPYAAAFLRHFTEDRPWVHLDIAGKELAGEDRPLGREGATAFGVQMLEEWVQMNRKSA, from the coding sequence ATGCCCCAATCGCCCGTCCCGGTCTTCGAAGCGGCTAACACCATCGCTGCCGATGCCTCCGTCATCGTGATCCTGAAGGCCGACGGGCAAGCCCTCGGCCCGCGTGCCGCGGCGCTCGACGAGGCCGCCGGCGGCATTCTCTCGCGCGCCTGTTCCACCGCGGCCGAAGCCGGCACCTGCATCGATCTCGTTCCGCCGCAGGGCGTTGCAGCCCGCCGCCTGATCGTCCTGTCGCTCGGCAAGGCCGAGACCGTCAGCGCGCTTTCGCTGGCCAAGGCCGGCGGCAGCCTTGCCGCCCATCTGGAGGACAAGGGCGAGGACGAAGCGACCCTCGTCCTCGATCCCATTGCCGGCGTCTCGCTTTCCGGCGCAGAAATCCTGGCGCGCGTGGCGCTCGGCCTTAGGCTGCGACGCTACCGTTTCGACCTGCGCAACAAGCGGCCCATCGCCGCGGCCGACAAGGTCTGGCGCCTGCAACTGGTCGGCGCGGACAAGAATGCACTGGAGGCTGCGCTTACCCGCACCATTGCCGTCGCTGAGGGCGTCGAATATGCCCGCACACTGGTCAACCTGCCGCCCAACCACCTTCATCCCGAGAGTTTCCCGAGCCATCTCGAGCCGCTGCGCGCAGCCGGCATCGAGGTCGAGGTGCTGGACGCCGGCCACCTGAAGGAGCTCGGCATGAACGCGATCCTCGCGGTCGGCGCGGGCTCGCTGCGCGCGCCGAAGATCGCCGTGCTGCGCTATCGCGGCGAAGGATCGGGCGAGCAGCCGCTCGCCTTCGTCGGCAAGGGCGTCTGCTTCGATTCCGGGGGCCTGTGCATCAAGGGCGGCGAGCAGATGTTCGACATGAAAGCCGACATGGCCGGAGCGGCGGCCGTCGTCGGTCTCCTCCTGTCGCTCGCCCGGCAGAAGAGCCCGGTTCATGCCGTCGGCGTTCTCGGCATTGCCGAGAACCTGCCCTCCGGCACGGCGCTGAAGCCCCGCGAGATCATCACCACCGGGTCGGGCCAGACCGTCGAGGTCTTCGACACCGACGCGGAAGGCCGTCTCATCCTTGCCGATTGCCTCTACTATACGGCGACACGCTTCGAACCTTCCGCCATCGTCGATCTTGCGACGCTCACCTATTCCGTGATGCGCGGCCTCGGCTCGATCTTCGCCGGCATCTTCAGCACGGACGACGCGATCGCCGCGCAGATGATCGCGGCCGGCGAGACGGTCGGCGAGCGCTTCTGGCAGCTGCCGCTTGACCGCGCCTATGACGAAGGGTTGAAATCGCCGCTGGCGGATCTGCGCCACCATGCCAAGGACATGGAGGACGGCGATGCGCCCTATGCCGCCGCCTTCCTCCGCCATTTCACGGAAGACCGTCCCTGGGTGCATCTCGACATCGCCGGCAAGGAGCTGGCTGGCGAGGATCGCCCGCTCGGCCGGGAAGGCGCCACGGCCTTCGGCGTTCAGATGCTGGAGGAATGGGTGCAGATGAATAGAAAGAGCGCTTGA